ACTTGGGGGGGCTTTTCTTTTGTCGGATGGGCCGGCATTGAGAGACATGAAGCCCAGCTGCATGTCCCACAGGAGGCATGAAATTGCATGTCTTCTAACTTGGTCACAATTGCATGCCTTATAACTTGGTTGCAACTCGACTTCCATTTCTTGTTTGTACAGGGAGAGGCGTCAGCTGCATGTCCCACAATGGGCACGCAACTGCATGTTTTCTAGTTTGGTCGCAACTAGGGGGTCTTTGTTTTGTCGGAGGGGGCGACGTCGAGAGGCATGGGGTCCAGTTGCATGTCccacactaggcatgcaactgcatgtcttctagTCTGCTCGCAACGAGGGGGGGCTTTGTTTTGTCGGAGGGAGCGGCGTCGAAAGAGATTGGGCAAGTTGCATGTCCCACACTAGgcacgcaactgcatgtcttctaacTTAGTTGCAACTGCATGCCTTATAACTTGGTTGCAACTCGACTTCCATTGCTTGTTTGTACGGGGAGAGGCGACAGTTTGCACGTCCCACAATTGGCACACAACTGCAtgtcttctagtttggttgcAACTAGGGGGTCTTTGTTTTGTCAGAAGGGGGCGGCGTCGAGAGGCATGGGGACCAGTTGCATGTCCCACACTAGGCGTGCAATGACATGTCTTCTAGTTTTGCTCGCAACTAGGGGGGCTTTGTTTTGTTGGAGGGGGGCGCCGAGAGACATGGGGCCTAATTGCATGTCCCACACTAGgcacgcaactgcatgtcttctagATTGGTAGCAACTAGGGGGGACTTTTGTTTTGTCGAAGGGGGCGTGTCGAGAGACATGGGGCAGTTGCATGTCGTTTTACAAACATTTTTTTTCACAAGTAGACTTTTTTTCTTGGTCGGAATGGGGCAGCTCCCCCACGAATCCTCTACCCTCACTATGTTTCACACGAGCACCCTAGTACCGCCGTTTTCCGCCATGTCCGCAAACACAAATCAAGCACCTGATCTCACAACTAGTTTGtgtatttttctttttttcatatttttttaatTCATATACATTTTTTCAATGCTTTTTTGTGAAGGAAAGGAGTGACTTTACACGGTGtgctgttttctttttttttccttttttaagTCACTGGAATGTGGATCCAGGCTCAACATCTTTCTAGAGGCCACCCAACGGCACTGTTCGAATTGAAACACAGAGAGAAAACGGGAGAGGAAGGAAGCCACATCACGGGGGCGGGGTTTCCGCGCCGGAACTCGCCGGCGATGAGATGCTCGGCGACACCCGTGAGGAGATGCTCGGCGATCCGAGCGCCCCTCCAGAGTCCTCGCGCCCTGCTGATGAGGTGAACTGCCAAAAACAGACAATTGATGTTTTACATTTTCCATAAGAAAATCTGGGAGTGTTTCCTTTTACTAGTTACAAGTAGAAATATGTGAATGGATTAACCATCCTCACTAGTTAGAAGTATATTTTTTCCTGCTTTTTTATTGGTGCGAATCACGAATCTGAGGGGAGCGTATTAGTGCTTTTGTTTTAGCTCGACCTCGTATTTTTTTCAAAGGTAACTATTTTTGAATTCTGCTGTGATGTACTGATGTCTGCTCAGTTGCGTGCTTGCACTGAGCATTGCCAATGCTTGTTTGAATTTTTCTGAGGCATTCGGCATACTGAGATAATTGATTTTGTTGGGCCAGTGTGGTGTTATACATCAGGCTGCGCCAGTGTGGGGTTATACGTAGTACTATTTTACTCTAAAAATGTCTTTGTACTAAAGAGAGAGTATGTCATAGTTGATTTGCTGGCCATTTCTAGCCAGACTCCGTTCCTTCACTCAAGTCGAGGGTGAGACATGCTTTTTCATTTTCTCTCACTGGTTTCTGAAGATACGTTACATCATTTAGAGACCAGTGCGGGAAGGGAAACAACATCATTCGCAAGTGTTTTTTAATCCCACTGTAGTTGATAGTTTTTACCCTTTTTTCTAGTCAACTACCTGTTGTCTCTGTAGAGATAGGAGATTGCCGCTATTCATCATGGCTAATTAGGGCATCTCGTAATATTGCCAACATCGGAACTATCATCATCCCAAAGCTGCTGGCTAAGATGAAGCAAGCCCAAAGAAAAGCACGTTTGGGATTTGTTAATGTACTCGTAACTAGTAAAACAAACATTCACAGATTCTTTATATGGATTTTTTGTCTTGGGCCTCCTGCATCTCACTGAGCATTACCTTTTCTCAAGCCCGCCCTACTAACCGAAATGATCTCAACCTTTGTGTTTGATTTCCCCTAATCTGAATTTAGATTTAAGATCGACACAACACTCTCTGATGCATAACTTTATTGAATGATTTTTGTgcagtttttctttttttcttagCTCACTGGCACAGTAAAGTTTGAGAGGGTATCCAGTGGTATTTTTGTCCTTTTTTTCTGTGTTAATCCACTTTTGTGATATATATTTGGATAAATTAGTGCCTCTTTTTTTTATGAGCAGGGTCTGATGGATGCCCGCATGCAGATTGAACGCGAGATCGAAACTAAAACCAAGTCCTCCTTGAAAGAAGGGTTAGGTCAACAGCTTAAAATTGTACGTACTCGGTCTTTTTTCTGTGTTTTTGATTTAACCCCTTCTTTTTTGCACAGTTTGTTTTGGATCtcatcatcattttcttttttttcgcACAGGATCATATGAAGGAGTCCAAAGACTTAAAAAGAGATTGCCTAAACAATGTGGTATGTTAAATGCAACCACCCTTTGTATGCTTACAAAGTCTGCTGCTTTTGTTTTTTTGTAAGCATGAGCGAACAAGGAAGTTACCTGCAACATATGTGTGTTGTATTTGCTGTTTATCTTTTTTGGCCTAGAGTATGTTCCAAGATATACAAGTTACTTGCAACACTAATGTATCATATGCATTTTTTTAACACAGCCACACACAGGTACAGCTTTTGAAGTTGAAGGAGGGAAACCTGGGAGTGATAGAAATGAAGAAGGCGGAGATAAGTTGTGTTAAAGATACTGATTTAGAAGAGAGAAGCTATAATGTCGAGATCACTGACACTGAAGCATCAGAGGGTTTGCTATATGAAGAAGTTCTGACATTGGTGTGTAACGATTTATCTATAAATATCCACTTTTTTTGTTGTTTAAAAAAATAGATAATGCATGAACTATGTTGCCTCTTTTTTCTTGCCCCAACCTAATGgatttttttgtttttccctCCGCCAGCTGAGTAAGAGTGCTCAAAGGAAAGAACGACGGGAAGCTCTTTTGGAACGAAAAAAGAAGGTACATCActactttttcttttttttcattagtTGGGGTTCCATTTTTTATAGTTTTCCAGCTCAAATAAATTCACACACCTTTTTACCTTCTACATTTCTTTTGCAGCAGAGAGCAAGGATTGACCCAACCACAACAAAGGCCACCATTGATGAGATTGCAACTAAAGCTTACAGCCGGTGCAGTGTGCCATACTTTTTTGAGATTGTCAATCTCGTGTGGAAGAGCCACCGCAGGGCCCAGCTTGTTAGGAACAGTGGTTTTGGCTATCTGTTGGAGCTGGTCGACTGTCCTGTACCCAGGGGTTTGTGCAGTGGATTGCTGATAATGTGGACACACAAGCAGAAGCAACTGTTTTGAACAAGAGCATTCCACTCAACGCTCAGTTAGTGGAGTTTGTGTTGGGGATTCCTTCAGGGTTTTACCTGACAGAGAGAACGTACAACTGGGAGAGGAGCAAAAGTTTTCCTCTTGTTTAGCTATACATGGGCTTTTTGCTTTTTTGTTGTGTGTTTGCTACGTCCATGGGCAGGGTCACAGGTACAACGGGCCAAACAGACagcaaaaacagaaaacaaacaaacaagcaaGCCCACACCACAAGCCCATGCGAAGCAGGCCTAATCTGCCAAAGGTGACGTCAGCCGACTGAGACTTCacgaagtctcagtcgactgagacctaGACAGTCCCATAAGGTTTTCGGGACGTGACCGATCGCAACTCGATCTTCTTTTTTTTTAGGGTAAAAAATTGCCGCTTTATTATCTCTACTTCTTTTTTTAGGGTTTATTTATCTCTACTTTTAAAGTGTGAGTTGGTAGTCTCGCCTCACCTCCCACCTACCCTTCGGAAAACCCAATATTACGCCCACGAGGGTCTTAAAGGTGACCTTTCGCTCAAGCTCAACCAATTTGAACCGGCCCATTTGACACGTGTATTAACTCAATCAAATCCGCACTTTTCCAAAATAATGTAATGTATTAACTCATTCAAATCAAATCAAATTTTAGCAAAACATCAACTGTAACAaagtaggccggcccatttgacgtGTGCGTGTGTTTCCTTTTGTTTTTCTATGTTTcactttttatttttatttttctgttttattttttcTATAATCAACCTATTATTTATGATCGGCGTCTCTATCATTAAAGGGGAAGGGGAGTTAATGAATGATGTTCTATCATCCAACTCCTTCTAGGATGGCACGTTCTCACCCTTCCATGCTCCGATTTTCTTTCAACCGGTTTTTTAGCCACGGGTTAATTAGGCCACGATCCATGACGCTCTAATCCTTCTTCCTTCCTTTAAAAATCAGGAGGCAAAGATATCTCTGCTTCTAAAAGAAGAGTTGGTAGTCTCGCCTCACTTTCCACCAACCCCTCGGAAGACCCTATTTTGCAACTTACATGTTGCGAGTTATAAATGTGTCTGTTGCAGATTTTGTAACCCATTATTACTACTCCGACCCATCAATTCTCAAGTTGAATCTATCTATGCCATACGAATTTAGATTATGCCATGCAAAATTATAATAATTGGTTTAGAGGAAACAAGATTGTGACAGATATATTTCTTCGCTTGTACCGAATTGTACGCAATTATGACCCTTAAAAGAACAAGTGAATACATAGGTAAGGTAGTCCTTGGATTGGGGAGACAGAGACAGTCGgtggaaaagaagaagaaaagtgaGTTACTCGTAAAAAGGAAGTTGATGATGCTGAATGATGTGGGTGAGGATCATAAAGATATATGTTAGACACTATTAGTGTTGAACAACTGACACATGTTTAACAtaattgatgttaaatcacactGCCATCACAATGCATGGATAATTACTTAGtgtaaaataaataaattatggtGCCGTTGTCTGGCTCACTCCCACAATGGTACATGTTTTCGTGCCCATAGCGCTAAAGTTCTATTTCATTTTCAGTTTTTCTCATGCTCCAGCTAACGGTGTCAATTTTCAATTCCTTGCTACATTTTGTTCCTCCCCGGTTTACTTAGCTAACGGTGTCTTGGCTGTATCAGTAGTCCTAACTATTCTAACAAACTGCATAGAAGAGGCACAATTCAGAACTGACGTCGTGGATTTTTTTTAACCGTAGCACAAGTCTGATGCAAAGAATAAACAAGTAAATCTGAGATTTGAGGTATGCAATTTTCTGGGCTTAGTCATGTAAACAAACCGAAACCAAGCTATTTTAGCACCCTCGAATTCAGATCTTTCGCAGTTTTTGTGATAAGATGTTACTTCCTTCAAACTGAAAGGGAGCATAATTGCAGAATTTAACAGTATCTTCTAGCTGACGGGAAGGAACAACTGATGTGCTAATTTTGCGAACGAAGTCATACCACATAagtgttactccctccgtttttatttagtccgcgtattagctttgaccaaagtcaagctttgtaataactttgacaaagtttataaacaaaaatattaacatatacaataacaaatcaataccattagattcattattgaataaattttcacatcatatagatttgttatggtaaatttttatatattttttctaTAAGCTTGATCAAACTTTACGAAGTTTGATTTCaatcaaacctaatatgcagagtaaataaaaacggaatGAGTATCATTTATGGGGTCGGGGTGCGCAGTGAGGTCGCCTCGCCATCGATAAACGGAGGCATGCTACTAGTTTATATAAGACGCCAATATCCGCCGATGGATCGCCAGGGAGAGGGAGGGAACCTCCAGTGACCGCTGATCGATCGAATATTAGAATTTCGTCTCTTAATAAAGAATGCTTAGCTTACAAAACGATCTtatatgggatggagggagtatctcTTAATAATAAAAATTTCATCTCGTAAATAAAAATGCCACCTCTTAATATAAAAATGTCGTCTCTTATTATAAGAATGTCGTCTCTtatgaaaaataaataaataatgccATCTCTTAATAAAAAAATGCTATCTCTTAATATAAATAAATATGCCATCTCTTATAATAAATAAAAATGCCATGTGACATGGTTAGAAAGTTTATAAAAATGTCATGTTGATTTTTCCCTATAGAAAATGCCATCTTGTGACAAAAGGAAAGAAGGGGGTCTGGGATTCAAACCCAGGTGACCCTGGCGAAGGGGTGCGCTGCTAGCCAGTGGGGTGGCTCTAGTACTTTGGAATATGGTTTGCTAGTGTTTTCCTTATAGCGAAACAGGTTTGGGGATCCGATGTGGCATGGATCCTGCATCAGGATTCGTGCAAACAAATCCGACGGGTCACTGCAAAATCGTTCGCAACCGATGGTCGCCAATTACCGTTTTGGCTTATTCAAGTAAAGTTTAGGATCTCATTAAAGACCacatctatacctactaataaagggATTATCGCTTCTACTCGTCTGTCATAAACCTAACCATAAAGTTGCCATAAATTACCTACTATGCCATCCATAAGTGAAAAAAATATGTCGTCGTGTTCAGTTCTTATATAGATGATACCCACGTAGTATATCACAGTCACACAAGCACCGCAGTGGCTAAAGGATCATTCTTCCACACTGGAGACCAAGGTTTGATCCAAGGTTCTACCCTTTTCCCCTCCCTTTTCTCACgcatctgttggggaacgtagtatttcaaaaaaatcctacgatcacacaagatctgtctaggagaagcatagcaacaagcggggagagtgtgtccacgtaccctcgtagaccgaaagcggaaccgTTTAGTAACTGTGATGCCcccaattcaatcgtacactaatcatacacgcaaacgtgtacgatcaagattagggactcacgggaagatatcacaacacaactctaaaataaaataagtcatacaagcatcataatacaagccaggggcctcgagggctcaaatacaagtgctcgatcatagacgagtcagcggaagcaacaatatctgagtacagacataagttaaacaagtttgccttaagaaggctagcacaaactgggttacagatcgaaagaggcgcaggccccctgcctgggatcctcctaaactactcctggtcgtcggcggcggcctgcacgtagtagtaggcacctccggtgtagtaggagtagtcgtcgacggtggcgtctggctcctgggctccagcatctggttgcgacaacccgGTACAAtggaatgaaggaaatatgccctagaggcaataataaagttgttatttatattttcttatatcatgataaatgttaattattcatgctagaattgtattaaccggaaacttagtacatgtgtgaatcaaagatggttaagtttcctagccatagacatgagttgtcatttgattaacgagatcacatcattaggagaatgatgtgattgacttgacccattccgttagcttagcacttgatcgtttagtatgttgttattgctttcttcatgacttatacatgttcctatgactatgagattatgcaactcccgtttatcggaggaacactttgtgtgctaccaaacttcacaacgtaactgggtgattataaaggtgctctacaggtgtctccgaaggtacttgttgagttggcgtatttcgagattaggatttgtcactccgattgtcggagaggtatctctgggccctctcggtaatgcacatcactataagccttgcaagcattgtaactaatgagttagttgggggatgatgtattacggaacgagtaaagagacttgccagtaacgatattgaactaggtattgagataccgacgatcaaatctcgggcaagtaacataccgatgacaaagggaacaacgtatgttgttatgcggtttgaccgataaagatcttcgtagaatatgtaggagccaatatgggcatccaggttccgctattggttattgaccagagaagtgtctcggtcatgtctacatagttctcgaacccgtagggtccgcacgcttaaacgttcgttgacgatatagtattatatgagttatgtatgttggtgactgaatgttgttcggagttccggataagatcacggacatgacgaggaactccggaatggtccagagataaagattgatatatgggttaatagtgtttggtctccagaagggttccggaattcaccggaaggggttccggatgtttcccgaaatgtttgggtacgagaacactttatttgggccaaagggaaAGCCCAAGAGGcttttggaaagtgcaaaaggaagttttgcgaagaccagaggctagacgccgggaaccctggcgtctagccctggagtccgtgtaggactcttgcctttcgggcaaaaccgactttaaggaggcttttactccatgtttcgaccccagggctcaacatataaatagaggggcagggctagcaccaaagacacatcaagaaacaccatgccgtgtgccggcaaccccgtcccctctagtttatcctccgtcatagttttcgtagtgcttaggcgaagccctgcggacattgttcttcaccaacaccgtcaccacgccgtcgtgctgccggaactcatctactactttgcccctcttgctggatcgagaaggcgaggacgtcatcgagctgaacgtgtgcagaacgcggaggtgccgtacgttcggtacttgatcgggacggatcgtgaaggtgtacgactatatcaactgcgttgataaacgcatccgcttacggtctacgagggtacgtagacaactgtgacgcccggataattaagctacagtaatcccacgttaacgatgccacgtcaccccgtttactgttgataaactctcgatagttcagaaccgaaacaaattcaaaatttaaataaaagcaaataataaaagtttacaaatatcaaaactaaaatgttcggagtgagccaaataatccatactaaatattggtgtagaaaccacactcctctaaagtatttaaatgcaccatagtaattaaaacagcagcaaaactattatttaataaatacttttaaataataaataattacaaaactattttatttaggtgccaaagttaatgtggcagtagtatatttataaatacaaatttaggtgctagtgttaatttttataaaactaaaataaaaaggaacaaaaataaaatagaaaacaaaagaaaaagaagaggtgAGAGTGAGAGAAAGACCCCCGGCTAACTGGGCCAACCagcccagccggccagcccactGGCCCTACAAtcttgtctgtctgccatgctatactactgggccgtgatcacttcgggaggtgatcacgggtatatactatatactttatatacatgacacatgtggtgactaaagtcgggtcggctcgttgagtacccgcaagtgattctgatgagggggctgaaaggacaggtggctccatcccggtagaggtgggcctgggttcctgacggcccccaactgttactttgtggcggagcgacagggcaggttgagaccacctaggagagaggtgggcctggccctggtccgcgttcgcggatacttaacacgcttaacgagatcttggtatttgatctgagtctggccatttggtctatacgcactaaccaactacgcgggaacagttatgggcactcgac
This sequence is a window from Aegilops tauschii subsp. strangulata cultivar AL8/78 chromosome 7, Aet v6.0, whole genome shotgun sequence. Protein-coding genes within it:
- the LOC109770362 gene encoding uncharacterized protein; the encoded protein is MDARMQIEREIETKTKSSLKEGLGQQLKIDHMKESKDLKRDCLNNVVQLLKLKEGNLGVIEMKKAEISCVKDTDLEERSYNVEITDTEASEGLLYEEVLTLLSKSAQRKERREALLERKKKQRARIDPTTTKATIDEIATKAYSRCSVPYFFEIVNLVWKSHRRAQLVRNSGFGYLLELVDCPVPRGLCSGLLIMWTHKQKQLF